In Maridesulfovibrio sp., a single genomic region encodes these proteins:
- the anfG gene encoding Fe-only nitrogenase subunit delta gives MAEPKNEKLSELENYIMKKCLWQFHSRNWDRKRQNENILGMTKQILLGEPVDTSTPENRCYWVDSVTMAEAFKKNCAWLTDMSKDEIAALMDELYERIEYLTVTGSLNQELTDQHY, from the coding sequence ATGGCCGAACCTAAAAATGAAAAGTTATCGGAGCTGGAAAACTACATAATGAAAAAATGCCTGTGGCAATTCCATTCCCGTAACTGGGACAGAAAACGCCAGAATGAAAATATCCTGGGCATGACCAAACAGATTCTCCTCGGAGAACCGGTTGATACAAGCACCCCGGAGAACCGCTGTTACTGGGTGGATTCCGTGACAATGGCCGAGGCATTCAAGAAGAACTGCGCCTGGCTCACGGACATGTCCAAAGATGAAATAGCGGCCCTCATGGACGAGCTGTACGAACGCATCGAATATCTGACCGTCACCGGCTCGCTCAATCAGGAACTAACCGACCAGCATTATTGA
- the anfD gene encoding nitrogenase iron-iron protein, alpha chain — MPYHEFECSKCIPERKQHAVVKGEGETLTDALPLGYLNTIPGTISERGCAYCGAKHVIGTPMKDVIHLSHGPIGCTYDTWQTKRYISDNDNFQMKYTFATDMKEKHIVFGAEKQLKQSIIEAFKACPHIKRMSIYQTCASALIGDDIEAVAQEVMDEMPDVDIFVCNSPGFGGPSQSGGHHKINIAWINKKVGTVEPNIKSDYVINYVGEYNIQGDQEIMIDFFNRMGVQVLSTFTGNGSYDDLRAMHGAQLNVLECARSAEYICNELRKRYGIPRLDIDGFGFEPLGTSLRKIGLFFGIEDRAQAIIDEETARWKPELEWYKARLTDKKICLWPGGSKLWHWAHVIHDEMGMDVVSVYTKFGHQGDMEKGIARCEVGALAIDDPNELEGLEAMYNLEPDIILTGKRPGEVAKKIRVPYLNAHGYHNGPWKGWEGWVRFARDIYNAIYSPIHKLSLLDISKDEIPMDKGFETQRMISDVDLPDEVRNSPTMREYTGKYNCLKDLRKKTYQPFEHKSLATAV; from the coding sequence AACCCTTACCGACGCCCTGCCGCTGGGATACCTGAACACCATTCCCGGAACCATATCCGAGCGCGGCTGTGCCTATTGCGGAGCCAAACACGTAATCGGAACCCCTATGAAGGACGTCATCCACCTGAGCCACGGCCCTATCGGATGCACCTACGACACCTGGCAGACCAAACGGTACATAAGTGACAACGACAACTTCCAGATGAAGTACACTTTTGCCACCGACATGAAGGAAAAGCACATCGTCTTCGGAGCCGAAAAACAGCTTAAACAGTCGATCATAGAAGCCTTCAAGGCCTGCCCGCACATAAAACGCATGTCTATCTACCAGACCTGCGCCTCCGCCCTTATCGGTGATGATATCGAGGCCGTGGCCCAGGAAGTGATGGACGAAATGCCCGATGTCGACATCTTCGTCTGCAACTCGCCGGGCTTCGGCGGCCCCAGCCAGTCCGGCGGGCACCACAAGATCAACATCGCCTGGATCAACAAGAAGGTCGGCACGGTTGAACCGAACATCAAGAGCGACTACGTCATCAACTACGTGGGCGAATACAATATTCAGGGCGATCAGGAAATAATGATCGACTTCTTCAACCGCATGGGCGTGCAGGTGCTCTCCACCTTTACCGGAAACGGAAGCTACGATGACCTGCGGGCCATGCACGGGGCACAACTGAATGTGCTCGAATGCGCCAGATCTGCGGAATACATCTGCAACGAACTGCGCAAACGCTACGGTATTCCAAGGCTGGATATCGACGGATTCGGATTTGAGCCGCTGGGCACATCGCTGCGCAAGATCGGGCTGTTCTTCGGCATCGAGGACCGTGCCCAGGCTATCATTGACGAGGAAACAGCACGCTGGAAACCGGAACTTGAATGGTACAAGGCAAGACTCACCGACAAGAAGATCTGCCTCTGGCCCGGCGGTTCCAAACTCTGGCACTGGGCTCACGTCATCCATGACGAAATGGGCATGGATGTGGTCTCGGTCTATACCAAATTCGGCCATCAGGGCGATATGGAAAAAGGCATCGCACGCTGCGAAGTCGGCGCTCTGGCCATCGACGACCCCAACGAGCTTGAAGGCTTGGAAGCCATGTACAATCTTGAGCCGGACATCATCCTGACCGGCAAGCGTCCCGGTGAAGTGGCCAAAAAAATCCGCGTACCATACCTTAACGCCCACGGTTACCACAACGGCCCGTGGAAAGGATGGGAAGGATGGGTCCGCTTTGCCCGCGACATCTATAACGCCATCTATTCCCCCATCCACAAACTGTCCCTGCTCGACATCAGCAAGGATGAAATTCCCATGGACAAGGGGTTTGAAACTCAGCGCATGATTTCGGACGTGGACCTCCCTGACGAGGTCAGGAACTCCCCCACAATGCGGGAATACACGGGCAAATACAACTGCCTCAAGGATCTGCGCAAAAAAACGTATCAGCCTTTCGAACACAAATCGCTGGCTACCGCGGTCTAG